In the Topomyia yanbarensis strain Yona2022 chromosome 3, ASM3024719v1, whole genome shotgun sequence genome, one interval contains:
- the LOC131692493 gene encoding bolA-like protein 3: protein MSSNFVRLAGKRYISILSRVWSGTGGAVKNTENTLRKTLQTKFPMAKNVVVSDISGGCGSMYEIYVETAEFKGLSTVKQHRLITEILKSEIKDMHGLRIHTAIPSE, encoded by the exons ATGAGTTCTAATTTTGTGCGATTAGCCGGCAAGCGGTACATTTCG ATTCTCAGCCGCGTGTGGTCGGGAACCGGTGGAGCGGTAAAAAATACCGAAAATACTCTACGAAAAACACTTCAGACCAAATTTCCGATG GCAAAAAACGTAGTGGTCAGTGACATCTCGGGAGGTTGTGGTTCAATGTACGAAATTTATGTCGAAACAGCAGAATTCAAGGGCCTTTCGACTGTCAAGCAACATCGGCTAATAACCGAGATACTGAAGAGCGAAATCAAAGATATGCACGGACTTAGGATACATACGGCTATTCCTAGTGaataa
- the LOC131692488 gene encoding uncharacterized protein LOC131692488, whose product MEFSLRRSLLQFLSVVILYRATLVRAYNISPELIHCYRGNYTLPTVGYNQQLLLELIRKIEMRNPTTLDMRMLSVDLMHRIRIDGIEKAPGLQESEFVTPYSPRGIMVPKYTLLLQLVSDIPGTIEFQQFLSPLEICLLHRMLSSTIEPYQRGDERTTCPGTLADARNPQAPWITQNKSKRNETSSTTFNRPISRCPLEGGTYRSAMYGSVAPGITIMSIAAGLQPQNVRISEFVSAYKRKNPYENLETMERADTRKQLEKLINSMESIDNTYVTGLAGDLAEVCLYQGPYVGTDVRIGLKGTWNDTYFPRVRFLANDHDGRWEMTDSEILSGIDGYFLAQQVPSFVNRVRRLRLSQVLDMYYSARGIPVISIENVRKRKLHHSRLSIVDVGSRNTELKEDSLNALFNAAGKTKFRNVFDDEDEETLKADQSIVDDINKACYRKEILHTIDRDRLKQETFNFVQILQFATGSVVVEDSLMRRNCDAAVDRFFNYATSLMGTVADCSAVGTSDTKPIVDLLLVIDGSRSVYENQRLIFHLAELIDISVYGSHISVVHGQTGEFMVNRTNSVASIFEQLSSFEGPYPTSLSLSRSFDSIINRLSAQMDEERAYRTVGASSPVIMVVSQDQKITETDFASARRMMISSFEQFSDLYFIFRTNDVATFRQLTDFSGISHSRLPVEEHYKIIESSSIEPRPFSEELLTTLKAIPQRLVAPFCRTASNRDMWRNVNIREEYEQYLSPGVELRYRISRNFLWKTGVVGIQFQNSAYGEFTVCGTQDYHFTGLSCKTTTPEQDNVWFNFTELCSGAPGLQCSSLYFIVQMETSYMKCTENDCRYPDQVRMVIKHQGLRCPTDASGGEERSVARWLVFFAVAVLVASNFRLGFSLV is encoded by the exons ATGGAATTTTCATTGCGGAGATCACTTTTGCAGTTTCTTTCGGTTGTTATCCTGTATAGAG CCACTCTCGTTCGGGCTTACAATATTTCTCCGGAATTGATTCATTGTTATCGAGGAAACTATACACTACCCACGGTCGGATACAATCAACAGCTACTGTTGGAGCTGATCCGGAAGATCGAAATGCGGAACCCGACCACGTTGGATATGCGGATGCTGAGTGTGGATTTGATGCATCG CATACGAATAGACGGCATCGAAAAGGCTCCAGGTCTACAGGAATCTGAATTCGTCACCCCGTACAGCCCTCGCGGCATAATGGTGCCCAAGTACACGCTGCTGCTGCAACTTGTTTCCGACATTCCTGGAACGATAGAGTTCCAACAATTTCTAAGCCCATTGGAGATTTGTCTGCTGCATCGCATGCTCAGCAGTACCATTGAACCATATCAGCGGGGAGACGAACGGACAACCTGCCCGGGAACTCTAGCCGATGCTAGGAATCCTCAGGCACCCTGGATCACTCAGAATAA AAGTAAACGTAACGAAACGAGCAGTACCACCTTCAACAGACCAATCTCTCGCTGTCCACTGGAAGGCGGGACCTATCGAAGTGCGATGTATGGTTCGGTAGCTCCTGGAATTACCATCATGTCGATCGCAGCCGGGCTTCAGCCGCAAAACGTCCGCATTAGTGAGTTTGTATCCGCTTACAAAAGAAAGAACCCCTACGAAAATCTGGAAACAATGGAGCGTGCGGACACTCGCAAACAGCTGGAGAAGTTGATCAACTCGATGGAATCGATCGACAACACCTACGTGACCGGGCTGGCCGGAGATCTTGCCGAAGTATGTCTCTATCAAGGCCCGTACGTTGGTACGGATGTACGGATTGGGTTGAAGGGGACGTGGAACGATACGTACTTTCCCCGAGTTCGGTTTCTTGCAAACGACCACGATGGACGTTGGGAGATGACGGACAGTGAGATTCTGTCCGGTATCGATGGGTACTTTTTAGCGCAACAGGTTCCGAGTTTTGTCAACAGGGTGAGAAGACTTCGGTTATCGCAGGTGTTGGACATGTACTACAGCGCCCGTGGTATTCCGGTCATTTCGATTGAGAATGTTCGAAAGCGGAAGCTACATCATAGCAGGCTTTCGATTGTGGATGTAGGGTCGAGGAATACAGAGCTCAAAGAGGATTCGTTGAATGCGCTATTCAACGCCGCTGGAAAGACCAAGTTTCGAAATGTTTTCGACGATGAAGATGAGGAAACATTGAAGGCAGACCAATCGATTGTTGATGACATCAACAAGGCATGCTATAGGAAAGAAATTCTACACACGATAGACAGAGATCGATTGAAGCAAGAAACTTTTAATTTCGTGCAGATCTTGCAGTTTGCGACGGGAAGCGTTGTAGTGGAAGACTCACTAATGCGACGGAATTGTGATGCGGCTGTTGATAGATTTTTTAACTATGCTACAAGTTTAATGGGAACGGTAGCCGACTGCAGTGCAGTGGGAACTTCGGACACCAAACCGATTGTGGATTTACTGCTGGTGATTGATGGATCAAGAAGTGTTTACGAGAACCAAAGGCTGATTTT TCATTTAGCCGAGTTAATCGACATTTCTGTCTACGGATCGCATATTTCTGTGGTACACGGTCAAACCGGAGAATTCATGGTTAACAGAACCAACAGCGTAGCTAGTATTTTCGAGCAGCTGTCCAGTTTCGAAGGACCGT ATCCCACGTCTCTCTCGCTATCCAGAAGTTTCGACTCTATAATCAACAGGTTATCTGCCCAAATGGATGAAGAACGAGCCTACCGGACCGTTGGTGCTAGTTCGCCCGTGATTATGGTAGTTTCCCAGGACCAAAAAATAACGGAGACCGATTTTGCCAGTGCCCGTCGAATGATGATCAGTTCATTCGAGCAGTTCTCGGATTTGTATTTCATCTTTCGTACTAACGACGTGGCCACGTTCCGTCAGCTGACGGATTTT AGCGGTATTTCACATAGTCGTCTCCCTGTAGAGGAACACTACAAAATTATCGAGTCCTCGTCGATCGAACCGAGGCCATTCAGCGAGGAACTGCTCACAACGTTGAAAGCAATTCCTCAGCGGCTAGTAGCTCCCTTCTGCAGAACAGCTTCGAACCGGGACATGTGGCGTAACGTTAATATACGGGAGGAGTACGAGCAATATCTCAGTCCCGGCGTTGAGCTTCGGTATCGAATCAGCCGTAATTTTCTGTGGAAAACCGGCGTAGTGGGGATTCAATTTCAGAATTCGGCTTACGGAGAATTTACCGTCTGTGGAACCCAAGATTATCATTTCACAGGATTATCATGTAAAACCACAACACCGGAGCAGGATAACGTGTGGTTTAACTTTACGGAGCTGTGTTCCGGGGCGCCTGGATTGCAGTGTTCGTCATTGTATTTTATAGTGCAGATGGAGACATCGTACATGAAGTGTACGGAGAACGACTGCCGCTATCCGGATCAAGTGCGGATGGTTATTAAACATCAAGGGCTGCGTTGTCCGACGGATGCGAGTGGAGGTGAAGAGCGAAGTGTCGCGAGGTGGTTAGTGTTTTTCGCTGTGGCAGTGCTGGTTGCGAGTAATTTTAGGTTAGGTTTTAGTTTAGTGTAG